The DNA window ATTGAACCGGATACAGATTTTTCTAAGTCCAACGTCTGAGATATTGTATCTTTTAGAGAGCGTTAATAGCGGTTCTGACCAGACTAATTCATGTAGTTCTGTTCTGGTGAATGTTTGATTTTCCATATATTAAATATAAAAATAGAAAGAGATGAAAAATCAGAAAACTTCCATTTATATTTACATATTGGCAGGCTTGGAGGAAGTTTTTTAATCAAAACTGCCTATATAAACAAGATATGTTCAACCTTATAAACCTTTCCGATGGCAACTGAACAAGAAAAAGCAATAGCAGACATTATCAAAAGATATAAAAGCTATTGTGCAGAAATATTTGAAGCTTATGAAGATTTCCTATTTCAGGAGTTTTATTTGCCTGAAATTCACAAGAATGTGAAATCTGGAAATTTTCCAATAATGGACTTTGAATCTGTAAACAATAATAAAAAAACTAAATTTAGAAAAGATTTAATTTACGGGGTAATAAGTAGACAAAAACTTAAAATAATTGGCCCTAGAGCTTTACTTACATCTGTCTCCGCAACAGAAGATTTTTTACAGGATGTAACTTTTAGAGTTTATCGCGATTTTGAAGGAAAACTTGAAACAACAATGGAAACTCCTGAGCAGCAATCGAAATTATTGAAAATCATTGTTGATTCCCAAGATAAAACAGAAATAATATCAAGAATCGCAGAAGAAAAAATCAGAGGAATTTTTTATGGAAACCCAGCAGATTTCTTTTTAAAGGATAAAGCAAGAATAGGATTGAATAATCATTTTAAAGATCATTACAAATTAGCAATAGACGATTTTAAAGAAGTAATAGCGCGTAGAAATATTTTTACTCACAACAACGGATATGTTGACCGGAAATATATCAGAGAAGTAAAAAATCCAACATTAAGTTTAGACGAGAAAGTAAAAATTACAAAGCAATATTTGAAAGATAGTATTTTTTTACTTCATGGCCTATCAACTATAGTAGTAGATCAAGTAATAAAAAATAATTATGGAGCAACTAAATTAAAAAATAAGTTTGAGGCTTATATAAAATCATTTGATAAAAAGTATAAGGTTTATAAGGCAAGACATAACAGCGGCTAAGCGTAAATGGCTACTACTTTCTAAGTTCAACATTTAATTTCTTAAAATCTTTTGTTTAAATTTAAAGTGTCGGTTACGAACTACGCCACAGGCGCCTAGCGAAAAACTGTTGGCGGTAATTGTTATAAACAGTATATATGGAATTAGTATTTCCTTTTAAAAATATAATTATTAACAAATTATGGGAATTTTATGACAAAGAACTTGTCAAAGATTTTAGCGATTCCAAATTTGGAACTGATTCATGGAAAGAAGAACATATTAATGATAAGATTGAAATATGGAAAGATTTATTGCCAAGTTTTGAAAACGAGATCTTACAAACTATAAATACAACAGACCAAAAGACTATAGATAATTACTTTAGTACGTTAGCTGCAGATTTGAAATATCTAAAAGACTGCACAAATAGAGAATATTTCATTGACAAAATCACAGAGTGGAACAGCGAAACTTATAAACGGTATTCAGAAACAGTAGAAAAGGAAAGTGAAGAATATGCAAAACAGGAAAATAGAAAAAAGAACATTTAGAAGAGTATGAAACGTATGAATTTGACTATGGTGCTATTTTTGGAATAGGAACTAGTAAACCTAAAAAAGTAAAAAGAACCAATTATAATTTTTATTGCATTGAAAAAACTGCAGATTTAATTAATGAAGATATTGTAAATGAATATCTAGGTATTTTAAATCCTTTAGTGACAGAATTAAATGCTTTAGCCAAAAGATATGGAGTTCCTTGGCAAGAAGGTAAAATAAAATCAAAAGTTGAAGAACAATTTATACCAAAACCGATTTTATTTGTAGAAGGAGATCATGATATTACTTATATAAATTTTGCTGCCAAACTCCTAGGTAAGGAAGAATTATTAAATCGTATAGACATAAGGCAACGCGGTGGATTTAGAAATCTTGATAAGGTATGGAATCTCTTAAAAGAGGAAAGCTGGGAAACAATTCCTCAAACAAAAATTTTTCTCTATGACTGCGATACTGGAAAATCTGATGAAGATTTTGCAAGTCATTTTAGAAGAATAATCCCGACTCAACCAAATACGATAGTAAAAAAGGGAATTGAAAATTTATTCACAGATGAGATTATTCACAAAGCACTAGAAGCCAAAAAATCTTTTATTGATTTTAAAACTATTACTGGAACTAAAAGAGGTGAAGATTATATTGAGATTCAACATGAAGTAAATAAAGACGAGAAAAGAAATTTCTGTGATTGGGTTTGCACTAATGCTAAAGCGGAAGATTTTATAAATTTTAATTGCATTTTCGAAATTATTGAAAAAATCATCTAACAACTACCGCCAACACTGGCTAAATACAAGTGACAAAAATTTGTTTAATTATATTTATGTTTGCCACCTGCACCTAGACAGAAACTGTTACTTGCAAGTATAGCTTTTGGATTAACCAATAAAGACAGACGAACAAATAATGAAAATTGCAGCCTGGAATTTAGAGCGGCTCATAAAGAGAAAGAATCAACTTGTACTAGAAAAGTTAGTTGATATCAACGCTGACATTTTAGTGCTTACTGAAACTAATTCAATCATTCAACTTGATAACTACACTTGCATTTCTACAGACCCTTTGCCATCCGACTTTGACAACATAAAGTATGAGGCTGCCGAAAACAGAGTCAGTATTCTGACAAAGTATAAGACGACAACCCGACATAAAACATTTGACAGTTTTACGAGCGTTTGCACTGACATTGAGACACCGCTTGGTCATTTGACAGTTTACGGTTCTATAATAGGGGTTTTTGCAAACCGGCAACCTCGTTTTGATAACGACCTTAAAGGACAAATGGCAGACTTTGAGAAGATATTTCCGGGCAGACAGGTTTGTTTTGCCGGCGACTTAAACGTTACATTTTCGGGACGACCATGGCCAAGTAATAAAGCCCGACAAGCACTTGTGGACGCTTTTGGCAAATTCGGACTAATAAATACAACAGCAAACATCGAAGATTCAGTTGACCACATTGTATTAAGTAAAGACTTCTTAGAGAATAAACAGTCAGCAATAGAAACCTGGAACACTGACAAAAAATTAAGCGATCATGTTGGGTATGTATTGACTCTTACACAATGAAATGAGAAGAATGTCT is part of the Sphingobacteriales bacterium genome and encodes:
- a CDS encoding endonuclease/exonuclease/phosphatase family protein, which gives rise to MKIAAWNLERLIKRKNQLVLEKLVDINADILVLTETNSIIQLDNYTCISTDPLPSDFDNIKYEAAENRVSILTKYKTTTRHKTFDSFTSVCTDIETPLGHLTVYGSIIGVFANRQPRFDNDLKGQMADFEKIFPGRQVCFAGDLNVTFSGRPWPSNKARQALVDAFGKFGLINTTANIEDSVDHIVLSKDFLENKQSAIETWNTDKKLSDHVGYVLTLTQ